The genomic segment ATGCCCCCGTTGTCATTTCGTGACCGAGTACACACGCAATACACAGGCTAGACGACGGGGCGGGATATGCGCGGAATCTGCGAGATCCGAGCGCGGATTGTTTCGCCGCGCCCTCGGTTGGGGGCAACCCATTGATACCGTAGGACGGTGACTTCTTCCCCTGACGACCGCACCGACCAGGTGGACGATTCCCAGACCCCGCCGCCCAAGGCATCTCCGGCGCGTACGCCGGCATCGAAGCCGGGCTCCGCTGGACGCACGACGGCCGGCAAGAAGCCGCCGGTCAAGCGCGCTCCGGCGAAGAAGCCGGCGCCGCGGACGACGGCGAAGGCCTCTGCGGAGACGGCAGCACCGACCGGCGAGGTCGTGATCGAGCCCGCCGTCAAGATGGTGATCGATGCCCCGGCGCAGGGCGTCTCGGCGGCGCGCACCAGCACGGCCGCGCGCGCGGCAGCGGCGAAGAACACCGCCGCCAGGGCCGCGTCGGCCAAGACCGCCAAGCCCGCGACCTCGGCGGCGCGAGCCACCGCACGGCCCGCGGCTGCGAAGGCGCCGGCAGCCAAGACGTCGGCAGCGAAGGCTCCGAACGCCAAGCAGGCCACCGCGAAGACGTCGGCGGCCAGGACCGCCGCAGCGAAGTCCGCCGCGGCGAAGTCCGCAGCAGCGAAGACGACGGCCCGCACCGCGTCGGCGCGCTCGGCCTCCGCGAAGACGGCTGCCGCGAAGGCTGCCGCAACCAAGGCGGCTGCCGCGAAGGCGGCGGCCGCGGAGAAGGCCGCCGAGGAGAAAGCTGCGGCGGAGAGCCTCGAGGTATCCGTGCTCCCCGTGATCGAGGGAGCCCCGGCCGTCGACGAGGCGACCTCCGCTCCCGCTCCCGAGGCCGAACTGCCGTCGTCGGAGGAGCAGATCGTCCTGGAACCCGCTGCTGCGGAGCCCGTTGTCGAAGAACCTCAGGTCGAAGAGCCTGCTGTCGAAGAACCTGCTGTCGAGGAACCTGCTGCCGAGCCGATCGTCGAGGAGCTCGTCGTCGAGGAGGCGTCCGCTGAGGAGGCGACGCTGGAAGAGGCGATCGCCGACCCTCCCGCTGCGGAGGAGGTCATCGTCGAGACTCCGGCCGAGGCCGCCTCGGGGGCGGACGCCGAGTCCGATGACGCGGCATCCCGCTCCGGCCGCGACTTCGGCGAAGCCGCGGCGACCGTCGCGATCAGCATCCGAGGTCTCGTCAAGCAGTTCGGCGACAACCACGCGGTCGCCGGGATCGACCTCACGGTTCCCGCCGGCTCCTTCTACGGGATCGTGGGTCCGAACGGTGCGGGAAAGACCACGACCCTCTCGATCGTCGCCGGTCTTCTGCGTCCGGATGCGGGCACGGTGGTGATCTGCGGCATCGATCAGGCCAAGGAGCCCCTCGCGGCGAAGCGGGTGATGGGCGTCCTGCCGGACCGGCTCCGCACGTTCGACCGGCTCACGGGCCGTCAGCTCCTCTACTACTACGGCCTGCTGCGCGGCCTGGCGGCCGACGTGATCGAGAAGCGTGCCGCCGACCTCGCGCGCGCCTTCGACCTCGGCGATGCGCTCAGCCGCGTCGTCTCGGACTACTCGGCCGGTATGACCAAGAAGATCATGCTCGCCGGCGCCATGATCCACTCACCCCGCGTCCTGGTGCTCGACGAGCCGTTCGAATCGGTCGATCCGGTCTCCTCCGCGGTCATCCTCGACATCCTCCGCGCGTACGTGTCCCACGGCGGCACCGTGATCCTCTCCAGCCACGGGATGGATCTGGTCGAACGCGTGTGCTCCCGTGTCGCCATCGTCGTCGGCGGTGAGGTGCTCGCGGAGGGCACGATCGATGAGGTCAGGGCCGGCCAGACGCTCGAGGCCCGTTTCGTCGAGCTCGCAGGATCCAGCGGTGAGGTGGAGGGGCTCGAGTGGCTGCACACGTTCTCCGACTGAGATTCGCGCTGCTGATCGGATCGCTGCGCGGCGAACGCCGGGTTCGGACGATCGTCACGTTCCTCGCGATCGTCGCGGTCACCGTGGCCGTCTGCCTCGCGGTCTTCAGCCTCGCCGACGCCCCGGTGCCGGTCGCCCGTGCCGTCACCGTGCTGGGTGGAGCAGCCCTCCTCCTCGGCTTCCTCGTCGGACCGATCCTGGTCGGCGCCGTCGACCAGCTCGACCCGCGTCGATTCGCCGTCTTCGGCGTCGACGAGCGACGGATGCCCTGGGTGCTCACGTTGGCGGCCTTCATCAGCGTGCCGAGCCTCGCGCTGCTCGCCGTGTACATCAGCGTCTGCGTCGTCGCCATCGGTCTGGGCGCCCCGTGGCCGCTGGCCGTGCTCATGACGATCGTCGGTGTGGTGACGACGGTTCTCACGGCTCGCGTCGGCATGGCCGTCAACGCGCTGCTGCTGCCGGAGCGCCGTTCTCGGGAGCTGACAGCGCTCTTCGCCCTGGCGCTCATCGTGATCGCCTTCCCCGTGGCGGTCTTCTTCGCCTCGATGCGCTGGGACGGGCACGTTCCGGCATCTCTGGCGGCACTGACCACGAGCGTCGGCTTCACACCTCTCGCCGCGTCACCCGGATTCCTCTTCGCGGTCGCCGCTGACGCCACGGCGATGGCCTGGATCAGCGGGATCGTCGCCGTGGTCACGGCGATCCTGCTCTGGGTGCTGTGGGCCTGGCTCGTGCGCCGTCTCCTGACGACCACCGAACGCCCCGTCGCCTCCCGCGAGCGGACCGGTCTCGGCTGGTTCGGCCTGCTGCCTTCCAACGCCTTCGGCGCCATCGCCTCACGGAGCCTCGTGTACTGGCTGCGCGACCGCCGGTACATCATGAACACCATCGTGGTGCCTGTGGCGGGAGTGCTGACGGTCCTTCCTCTGATCGTCGCCGGCGTCCCGCTCGAGATCGCCGCCCTCGTCCCCGTGCCGGTCATGGCGCTGTTCTTCGGGTGGCTGCCGCACAACGACGTCGCTTACGACTCCACCGCGCTGTGGACGCACGTCGCGAGCGGCATCCGCGGTCTTCCCGATCGTCTCGGCCGGCTCGTTCCCGTGCTGCTGGTGGCGATCCCCGTTCTCGCGATCGCCGTCCCGCTCACGCTGCTGCTGATCGGCGACTGGCGCCTGCTGCTGCCGCTGACCGGCCTCGCCGCCAGCCTGCTGTTCTCCGCCCTCGGCATCTCGAGCATCGTCTCCGTCGTGGCGCCGTATGCGGTGTCGCGACCGGGCGACAGTCCGTTCCAGCAGCCGCAGCGACCGACGTCGCGCGGGATCTACGGTCCCGCCGCCGCATTCCTCGGAGCGCTCGTGCTGAGCCTGCCGACGGGATGGCTGTTCGCTCTGACGATCATCGACGGCTCGTCCTACGCGCCGGCCGCATTCTGGGTCGGACTGCTGTCGGGTCTCGTCGTCCTCTGGCTCGGCGCCGTCATCGGCGGACGCATCTTCGAGCGCAGCGGGGAGCGCCTGATGGAGTTCGTCGAGACCGCGTGACGACCGCCCGCAGGCGACCCGACGCGGCTAGACTCACGGGATGAGTACTCCGCTGGACAGCCCCGATCAGGGCGGCGTGGCAACGCTTGATCGCGAACTGGAAGAGCTCCTCCGCGAGGAGAACCTCGAACCGGGCGACCATGAGCGCTTCTCGCATTATGTGAAGAAGGACAAGATCCTCGAGTCGGCGATCACCGGCAAGCCGGTGCGCGCTTTGTGCGGCAAGAAGTGGACTCCGGGTCGCGACCCGGAGAAGTTCCCCATCTGCCCCACATGCAAGGAGATCTACGAGTCGATGGTCGGCTGACCGACCTCAGCTCGCTTCGACGTAGACCGTCGGGATCGCCGGGTCCGACTTGCTGAGGGCGAGAGCCCGCACAGGGAGCTCCTCGCGCACGCGCAGATGATGCGCGCGAGCGGATGCCGTGCCGGCCGTGCCTTCATGCGCCGTGTCGATGTCGCCCGCCTCGACGAAAGTCACCTGCAGCGGTCGTCCGTCCGCATGCTCGGCGGGCGTGTCCAGCTCTTCGAACCCGTCCGAGACCACGACGGTCTCGGCGGCGGCGACGCCGTCGGCGAGTGTGCGGAACGCCGCCTTGCGTCCACCGTAGGAGGCCTTGTCGGCGGAGGCCTTCGCGACGCCGATCCAGGCGCCGGTGGCATCCTGCCGGGCCACGAGCTTGTAGACCATGCTCGCCGTCGGGTAGCCGGAACCCGTCACGACAGACGTCCCCACGCCGTAGGCGTCGACAGGGGATGCCGCGAGAGCCGCGATCGCGTACTCGTCGAGGTCGCTGGTCACCGTGATGCGCGTACTGGTGGCGCCGAGCTCATCGAGCTGTGCGCGCACCTCGCCGGCGACGATCGGCAGGTCGCCGGAGTCGATGCGCACGCCGCCCAGTTCGGTTCCCGCGATGCGGATCGCGGTCTCGACCCCGGCGCGGATGTCGTAGGTGTCGACGAGGAGCGTCGTTCCCACACCCATGCTCTCGACCTGCGCGCGGAAGGCGTCTTCCTCGGAGTCGTGCAGCAGAGTCCAGGAGTGCGCGGCCGTGCCCATGGTGGGGATGCCCCAGCTGCGGCCGGCCTCCAGGTTGCTGGTCGCGCGGAAGCCCGCGATGTAGGCCGCACGCGCCGCGGCGACAGCGGACCGCTCTGCGGCGCGGCGGGAGCCCATCTCGGCGAGCGGGCGCTCTCCGGCGGCGATGCTCATGCGTGCGGCGGCGGTCGCGACGGCGGAGTCGTGGTTGAGGACGCTCAGGGCGAGCGTCTCGAGGATCACGGCATCGGCGAACGTCCCCTCGACGGTGAGGATCGGCGATCCGGGGAAGTAGAGCTCGCCCTCGCGGTAGCCGCTGATCGACCCCGTGAAGCGGTAGTCCTCGAGGTACTTCAGCGAAGCGGCATCCACGACCTTCTCGTCGCGCAGGAATCGCAGCTCGTCCTCGCCGAAGCGGAACTCGCGGAGCAGCTCGAGGAGGCGGCCGGTGCCCGCCACGACGCCGAAGCGGCGGCCGCCGGAGAGGCGGCGGGAGAACAGCTCGAAGACGCTCGGCCGGAAGGCGGTGCCGTCCCGGAGCGAGGCCGCGAGCATCGTGAGCTCATAGCGATCGGTGAGCAGCGCCGTCGACGTGGTCATGCGCTCAGCTTAGTGAGGCCCGGTAGGCTGGTGAGTCATGAACGACGCGCCGATCGGAATCTTCGACTCCGGTGTCGGCGGGCTCACGGTGGCCAGGGCCATCCGCGCCCAGCTGCCCCGTGAATCGTTCGTGTACATCGGCGACACGGCGCACTCGCCCTACGGTCCGAAGCCCATCGCCGACGTGCGCCGCTACGCCCTCGAGGTGCTCGACACGCTCGTCGATCAGGGTGTGAAGATGCTCGTGATCGCCTGCAACACGGCATCCGCCGCGATGCTCCGCGATGCGCGCGAGCGCTACGACATCCCCGTCGTGGAGGTGATCGGTCCGGCCGTGCGCCGCGCCGTCTCGACGACGCGCAACGGCCGGGTCGGCGTGATCGGCACGGTCGGCACGATCGGATCCCGGGCCTACCAGGACATGCTCGAGGTGAACGAGCGCCTGCAGGTGTTCACGGCGGCGTGCCCGCGGTTCGTCGAGTTCGTCGAGGCCGGGATCACCGGGACTCCCGAGGTGCTGGCGGTCGCCGAAGAGTACCTCGCACCGCTGCGCGACGCCGATGTCGACACGCTCGTGCTCGGCTGCACGCACTACCCGTTCCTGCGCGGCGCGATCAGCTATGTCATGGGGGAGGGTGTCACGCTCGTCTCCAGCGACGACGAGACGGCGGGCGACGTCTACCGCCAGCTCGTCCGCGGCGACCTGCTGGCCTCACCCGATGCGACGGCTTCCTATGTCTACGAGGCGACCGGCGCCTCGGCCGACGACTTCACCGCGCTGGCCAACCGGCTGATGGGCCGCGAGGTCCGCGACGTGCAGCTGGTGCAGACCGGCGTCATCGATCTTCCCGAGCACGTCTCCGAGTCGCGCTGATCCGGCTCGACAACCCCTACCCGAAAGAAGCACATGACCGACATCGTCCGCGCCGACGGCCGCTCCACCGACCAGCTCCGCCAGATCACCATCGAGCGCGGCTGGAGCGCGCATGCGGAGGGATCCGCGCTGATCAGCTTCGGCGGCACCAAAGTGCTGTGCACGGCATCCTTCACCAACGGCGTCCCGCGCTGGCTGACCGGCAAGGGCAAGGGATGGGTCACGGCTGAGTACTCGATGCTGCCGCGGGCCACGAACAGCCGCAACGACCGCGAGAGCGTGAAGGGCCGCATCGGCGGACGCACGCACGAGATCTCGCGCCTGATCGGCCGCGCGCTGCGCGCTGTCGTCGACACCAAGGCCCTCGGCGAGAACACGATCGTCATCGACTGCGACGTGCTGCAGGCCGACGGCGGCACCCGCACGGCCGCCATCACGGGCGCCTACGTCGCTCTCGCGGATGCGATCGAGTGGGGTCGCACGAAGAAGTTCATCGGCAAGAACTCCACGCCGCTGCTCGACTCCGTCGCCGCCGTCTCGGTCGGCATCATCGACGGAGAGCCGATGCTCGATCTGGCATATGTCGAGGACGTCCGAGCCGAGACCGACATGAACGTCGTCGTCACGGGGCGCGGGCTGTTCGTCGAGGTGCAGGGCACCGCCGAGGGGGCTCCCTTCGACAAGCGCGAGCTGGACGCGCTGCTCGAGCTGGGTCTCGCCGGCTGCGCCGATCTGAAGGATCACCAGCTGACAGCCCTGGCCGCTGCGGCGGGCGAGTGAGATGAAGGTCGTCCTCGCGACCCACAACCCGCACAAGGTTGCCGAGTTCCAGCAGATCGTCGCGCAGGCGCGTCCGGATCTCGAGATCGTCGGCTACGACGGCCCCGAGCCCGTCGAGGACGGTGTGACGTTCGCCGAGAACGCGCTCATCAAGGCGCGCGCCGCGGCCGCTCACACCGGGCTCGCCGCGCTGGCCGATGACTCGGGGATCTGCGTCGATGTGCTCGGCGGCTCTCCGGGTGTGTTCTCGGCCTACTGGGCGGGGCAGAAGAAAGATGCCGCGGCGAATCTGGAGCTCCTCCTGGATCAGCTGCGCGACGTCGCCGACCCGCATCGCACGGCGCACTTCACCTCGACGATCGCTCTGGTCACGCCGGAGGGACGCGAGGAGGTCGTCGAAGGCCTCTGGCCGGGGCGGCTCGCGCACGCGGCATCCGGCGGGGGCGGCTTCGGCTACGACCCGATCTTCATCCCGGACGGCCAGCCCGAGGGGGAGGAGCGCACGGTGGGCGACTTCACCGCGGAGGAGAAGCAGGCGCAGTCGCATCGTGCGCGTGCCTTCGCCGAGCTGGTGCCGTTGCTCGCGCAGCTCTGAGCCGAGTCGGCCGCACAGCTGAGACTGGTTCTCGTTACCCTTCCCGACTAGGCGGAATCGCCCTCTGAGCCCTGTCTGCCGGTCTAGCCTGGGGGCATGCACGATCACGCACCCGCCGCCGGCGGCATCCGCTCCGCGAGCAGCAGACGCCTCCTGGCGATCTCGCTGTCGCTCACGGCCACCGTCATGATCGTGCAGGTCGTCGGGGCGATCCTCACCGGTTCCCTCGCCCTGCTGGCTGACGCGGCCCACATGTTCACCGACGCCTCGGCGCTCGTGATCGCGCTCATCGCGGCATCCGTCGCGGCCCGTCCGGCCGACGACCGTCGCACGTTCGGCTATCAGCGCGCCGAGGTCTTCGGCGCGCTGATCAACGCCGTGATCCTCATCGCGCTGGCCGCCTGGGTCGCCGTCGAGGGCATCGGGCGCCTCATCGATCCGAGCGAGGTCGAGGTCGCCGGCGGGCTCATGCTCGTCGTCGCCGTCGTGGGTCTCATCGCCAACGCGATCTCGATGTGGCTTCTGAGCCGCGCGCAGCGCACGAGCATCAACGTGCGCGGCGCCTACCTCGAGGTGATGGGCGACCTGATCGGATCGGCGGCGGTCATCGTCGCGGCGGTCATCATCCTGACAACGGGATGGATGCCGGCGGATGCCATCGCCTCGCTGTTCATCGCAGCGATGATCATCCCTCGGGCGATCGCGCTGCTGCGCGAGGTCTTCTCGGTGCTGGCCGAATCCGCGCCGAAGGGCACCGCGGTGAGCGAGATCCGCACGCACCTGCTCGGCTATGAGGGCGTGACGGGTGTGCACGACGTGCACGTCTGGCAGCTCACTCGCGGCGCGCCCGTCTTCTCGGCGCATGTCAGCGTCGATCCGGCACTGCTCGCCGACGGGCGCTCGGCGAAGCTGCTGTCGGAGATGCAGGCCTGCCTCGCCGATCATTTCGACGTGGAGCACTCGACGTTCCAGATCGAGCCGGCCGAGCAGTCCGACTGCGAGCCGCACCACGCCTGACGGTCAGGGCTCGACGACGATCTCGTCCGGTGTCTTGTCGGGCCGCAGGCCTCGCCAGCGCGCGTGCCGGAGCACGCCGTCCGGCGTCCAGTTCGCGAACTCGACCTCCCCGACGAGCTCCGGACGCACCCACAGCGCGTCCGAGGCGTCGAGTGCAGGCACGCCGTCGAGCGGGGCGGAGGGCACCCGGAGCGGTTCGAGGCGGGCGAGCAGATCGCGGAGGATGCGCTCGGTGAAGCCCGTGCCGACGCGTCCGACGTAGCGCAGCTCACGGGCAGGCGAAGGGCCGGGCACCGCGAGCAGCAGCGAGCCGAGCGTGCTCTCCCTGTCGCCCTTGCCGGGGCGGATGCCGACGATCACGGCCTCCTGCATGCGAGTGTGCTTGAGCTTCAACCAGGCGGGCGAGCGCAGGCCCGGCCGATAGCGGGACGCGGGGTCCTTCGCGACGACGCCCTCGAGCCCGAACTGCTCACTCGCCGCGAGGGCGGCATCGACGTCGTCGAAGACCGGAGGCACCTGGACGGGCGCATCCAGGTCGGCGACGAGGTCCTCCAGCAGGGTGCGGCGCTGGTGCAGCGGCATCGACGTGAGGTCATGCCCGTCCAGACGCAGCAGGTCGAAGAGCATGTAGACGATCGGGGTGCGCACCACCTCCCGTTCGATCTCCCGCGGCCGGGTCAGGTGCATGCGGTTCTGCAGCAGCGAGAAGCTCGGGCGCCCGTGCGCGTCGAAAGCGACGATCTCGCCGTCGACCACGGCGTCCGAGGCGGGGAGGAACGGGGCTCCGTCCGCGGTGAGCTCGGGGTAGCGCGCGGTGATGTCGGTGCCGCGGCGCGCGTGCAGCAGCATCCGTCCGTCCGTCCAGGTGCCCATGGCGCGGATGCCATCCCACTTGACTTCGACCCAGGACGGGTCGCTCAGTGCGCGGGCGAGCGCCGGGGTGCCGTTCTCGGCGAGCATTGGCGCGACGGTGGCGGCGGTCGTGCCCGAAGCCGGTGCCGCGGTGATCCGCGGATGGCGGCCGACGCGGTGCGAGGGAGGTGCGGGAGCCTCGGCGACGGCAGCCGCGGGGACGGAGGATGCCACGTCTTCCGGTCGCAACGTCGCCAGCGGGTCCATGCCGTCTGCGGCCCTGGCGAGCACCTCGTCGAGGTCGAGCTGTGCCAGGTCGGGGTCGTCGAGCTCCTCCCAGGTGCGGGGGGCGGCGACCCACGGCTGTGCGCGACCGCGGAGTGAGTAGGGCGAGATGGTCGTCTTCTTGCCGTTGTTCTGGCTCCAGTCGAGGAAGACCTTGCCGCCGCGCACCGCCTTCGACATGACGCTCGTGGCGAGGTCGGGGTGGTCGTTCTCGATGAGCCGCGCGAGCTCCTTCACCACAGCGGAGATCTCGTGACTGGTCTGCTCACCGGGAAGGGCGGCATACAGGTGGATGCCCTTGCTGCCGCTCGTGACGGGCAGCGGGTCGAGCCCCATGTGGGAGAGGATGCCGCGGGCGATGCGAGCGACCTCGGCGCACTGCGCGAGACCCACGCCCGGACCCGGGTCGAGGTCGAGCACGAGCCGGTCGGGGCGTCCGGGGAGGCCATCGGGGGCGAAGCGCCACTGCGGAACGTGCAGCTCGATCGCGGCGACCTGCGCGAGCCACACCAGGGTCGGCACGTCTTCGACGAGCGGATACTCCTTCGGGCCGTCGGAGTGCTGGATCGCCTGCCGCGGGATCCACTCCGGAGCTCCCGGCTCGAGCTGCTTCGTGAAGAACGCGTCGGCCGGAGCATCCGCCGTTCCGACGCCCTCCACCCAGCGCTTGCGGGTGACCGGGCGGCCGTCGAGAAGAGGCAGCAGCAGGGGCGCGATGGCGGAGTAGTAGGCGATGACCTCGCCCTTGGTGGTGCCGGTCTCGGGGTAGACGACTTTGTCGAGATTCGTGATCCGCAGACGGCGGCCGTCGACCTGCACGACCTGCGCTTCTCCGACCATGGAGCAAGCGTAGTCAGCCGCCGTCGTCAAGGGCTGGCCGTGACGGGTGTGGCTGGTGTTCACTGGGGGAATGAGGACGATCTGGAAGGGCGCGTTGACGTTCGGGCTCGTGAACGTGCCGGTGAAGGTGTATTCGGCGACCGAGGACCACGACGTGCCGCTGCATCAGGTGCACGAGAAGGACGGCGGGCGCATCCGCTACCAGCGCACGTGCGAGGTGTGCGGTGAGACGGTCGCCTACGCCGACATCGACAAGGCCTACGTCGAGGAGGGGCAGACGATCGTGCTCACCAAGGACGATCTCGCCGCGCTGCCGGCGGAGAAGAGCCGCGAGATCGACGTCGTCGAGTTCGTGCCCTCCGATCAGGTCGATCTGCTGACGCTCGACAAGCCGTACTATCTGGAGCCCGACTCCAAGTCCTCCAAGGCCTACGTCCTGCTGCGCAAGACGCTCGAGCAGACCGACCGCACCGCGATCGTGCGCTTCACGCTGCGCCAGAAGACCCGGCTCGCAGCCCTCCGTGTGCGCGGCAAGGTGCTCGTGCTGCAGACGCTGCTCTGGGCCGACGAGGTGCGCGAGGCCGAGTTCCCCTCGCTCGACGAAGACGTGCGGATCTCGAAGAAAGAGCTCGAGATGTCGGCCGCCCTGGTCGACAGCTACTCGGCCGACTTCGAACCCGAAGCCTTCGTCGACGAGTACCAGAAGGAGCTGCGCACCCTCATCGACGCGAAGATCGAGGCCGGCGAGAGCTTCGAGATCGCCGACACCTTCGGCGAAGCGGAGGCCGAGGGCAAGTGCGGCGAGGTCATCGACCTCATGGAGGCGCTGCGCGAGAGCGTCGCGCGATCCAAGGAGAAGCGCGCGAGCGAGACGCCGGCGAAGGCGAAGAAGCCGGCGAAGAAGACCGGCTGACCGCACCGGCAGGCCTCAGTGCTTGCCGTCGCCGTCCAGGTCGGGAGCCCGATCGAACACCTCGGGGTCGAGGCTCAGTGCTTCGGCCTCTCCGGCATCCGTCGTGACGTCTCCGCCCGCCGCCGCGGCCTTCTTGGCCTTGTGACGCTCGGAGAAGTAGTGGTAGATCGTCACCAGGGCCGTACCACCGACCGCAGCGAGCAGGATCAGGTCGATGTAGTTCTCGACGAAGACCGCGACCGGCGGGATGAATCCGATCAGGTAGCCGAACATCGTCAGCCCGAAGCCCCAGAGGATCGCACCGATGAGGTTGTAGAGGGTGTACTTGCGCCAGGGCATGTGACCGACACCGGCAGCGACCGGCGCGAACGTGCGCACGATCGGCACGAAGCGGGCGAGGATCACGGTGATGCCGCCGAAGCGCTCGAAGAACGCGTTGGTGCGCTCGACGTTCTTCTTGCTGAAGAGACCGGATTCCTTGCGCTCGAAGATGGCGGGCCCGCCCTTGTGGCCGATCACGTAGCCGACCTCTCCGCCGACGAAGGCCGCGAGACCGATCAGCAGGGCCACGACCCAGACGTTGATGCCGAAGACACCGTGCTCCGACCCGGCGACCGGGTGCGAGAGCAGACCTGCGATGACCAGGAGGGTGTCGCCGGGCAGCAGGAAGCCCACCAGCAGACCGGTCTCGGCGAAGACGATGAAGCAGACCACCAGAAGCGCCCAGACGCCGGCCTTGTCGATGATCATCGCGGGGTCGAGCCAGGGGATGAGGGCGTTGGGTGCGTGCAGCATGGTTTCGAGCACTGGGAGTCCCGTCGGTCGTGATTGGTCGGCGGTGTAACGGTGAGGATGCAGAAGCAGCCGTCGTGCGGAAGGTGGGACTTGAACCCACACGCCCTAGGGCACAGGAACCTAAATCCTGCGTGTCTGCCAATTTCACCACTCCCGCGCGGTGCATTCAGTCTACTGATCGGAGAAACACAGATTCTGGGGATCAGCCCGCAGTTCCGGGCCGGTTCGGCCGTGCGTCGGGGCGCGTCTCGTCG from the Microbacterium luteolum genome contains:
- a CDS encoding Ku protein yields the protein MRTIWKGALTFGLVNVPVKVYSATEDHDVPLHQVHEKDGGRIRYQRTCEVCGETVAYADIDKAYVEEGQTIVLTKDDLAALPAEKSREIDVVEFVPSDQVDLLTLDKPYYLEPDSKSSKAYVLLRKTLEQTDRTAIVRFTLRQKTRLAALRVRGKVLVLQTLLWADEVREAEFPSLDEDVRISKKELEMSAALVDSYSADFEPEAFVDEYQKELRTLIDAKIEAGESFEIADTFGEAEAEGKCGEVIDLMEALRESVARSKEKRASETPAKAKKPAKKTG
- the ligD gene encoding non-homologous end-joining DNA ligase, coding for MVGEAQVVQVDGRRLRITNLDKVVYPETGTTKGEVIAYYSAIAPLLLPLLDGRPVTRKRWVEGVGTADAPADAFFTKQLEPGAPEWIPRQAIQHSDGPKEYPLVEDVPTLVWLAQVAAIELHVPQWRFAPDGLPGRPDRLVLDLDPGPGVGLAQCAEVARIARGILSHMGLDPLPVTSGSKGIHLYAALPGEQTSHEISAVVKELARLIENDHPDLATSVMSKAVRGGKVFLDWSQNNGKKTTISPYSLRGRAQPWVAAPRTWEELDDPDLAQLDLDEVLARAADGMDPLATLRPEDVASSVPAAAVAEAPAPPSHRVGRHPRITAAPASGTTAATVAPMLAENGTPALARALSDPSWVEVKWDGIRAMGTWTDGRMLLHARRGTDITARYPELTADGAPFLPASDAVVDGEIVAFDAHGRPSFSLLQNRMHLTRPREIEREVVRTPIVYMLFDLLRLDGHDLTSMPLHQRRTLLEDLVADLDAPVQVPPVFDDVDAALAASEQFGLEGVVAKDPASRYRPGLRSPAWLKLKHTRMQEAVIVGIRPGKGDRESTLGSLLLAVPGPSPARELRYVGRVGTGFTERILRDLLARLEPLRVPSAPLDGVPALDASDALWVRPELVGEVEFANWTPDGVLRHARWRGLRPDKTPDEIVVEP
- the murI gene encoding glutamate racemase → MNDAPIGIFDSGVGGLTVARAIRAQLPRESFVYIGDTAHSPYGPKPIADVRRYALEVLDTLVDQGVKMLVIACNTASAAMLRDARERYDIPVVEVIGPAVRRAVSTTRNGRVGVIGTVGTIGSRAYQDMLEVNERLQVFTAACPRFVEFVEAGITGTPEVLAVAEEYLAPLRDADVDTLVLGCTHYPFLRGAISYVMGEGVTLVSSDDETAGDVYRQLVRGDLLASPDATASYVYEATGASADDFTALANRLMGREVRDVQLVQTGVIDLPEHVSESR
- a CDS encoding nicotinate phosphoribosyltransferase — translated: MTTSTALLTDRYELTMLAASLRDGTAFRPSVFELFSRRLSGGRRFGVVAGTGRLLELLREFRFGEDELRFLRDEKVVDAASLKYLEDYRFTGSISGYREGELYFPGSPILTVEGTFADAVILETLALSVLNHDSAVATAAARMSIAAGERPLAEMGSRRAAERSAVAAARAAYIAGFRATSNLEAGRSWGIPTMGTAAHSWTLLHDSEEDAFRAQVESMGVGTTLLVDTYDIRAGVETAIRIAGTELGGVRIDSGDLPIVAGEVRAQLDELGATSTRITVTSDLDEYAIAALAASPVDAYGVGTSVVTGSGYPTASMVYKLVARQDATGAWIGVAKASADKASYGGRKAAFRTLADGVAAAETVVVSDGFEELDTPAEHADGRPLQVTFVEAGDIDTAHEGTAGTASARAHHLRVREELPVRALALSKSDPAIPTVYVEAS
- the rph gene encoding ribonuclease PH; its protein translation is MTDIVRADGRSTDQLRQITIERGWSAHAEGSALISFGGTKVLCTASFTNGVPRWLTGKGKGWVTAEYSMLPRATNSRNDRESVKGRIGGRTHEISRLIGRALRAVVDTKALGENTIVIDCDVLQADGGTRTAAITGAYVALADAIEWGRTKKFIGKNSTPLLDSVAAVSVGIIDGEPMLDLAYVEDVRAETDMNVVVTGRGLFVEVQGTAEGAPFDKRELDALLELGLAGCADLKDHQLTALAAAAGE
- a CDS encoding DUF3039 domain-containing protein — its product is MSTPLDSPDQGGVATLDRELEELLREENLEPGDHERFSHYVKKDKILESAITGKPVRALCGKKWTPGRDPEKFPICPTCKEIYESMVG
- a CDS encoding cation diffusion facilitator family transporter; protein product: MHDHAPAAGGIRSASSRRLLAISLSLTATVMIVQVVGAILTGSLALLADAAHMFTDASALVIALIAASVAARPADDRRTFGYQRAEVFGALINAVILIALAAWVAVEGIGRLIDPSEVEVAGGLMLVVAVVGLIANAISMWLLSRAQRTSINVRGAYLEVMGDLIGSAAVIVAAVIILTTGWMPADAIASLFIAAMIIPRAIALLREVFSVLAESAPKGTAVSEIRTHLLGYEGVTGVHDVHVWQLTRGAPVFSAHVSVDPALLADGRSAKLLSEMQACLADHFDVEHSTFQIEPAEQSDCEPHHA
- a CDS encoding ABC transporter ATP-binding protein gives rise to the protein MTSSPDDRTDQVDDSQTPPPKASPARTPASKPGSAGRTTAGKKPPVKRAPAKKPAPRTTAKASAETAAPTGEVVIEPAVKMVIDAPAQGVSAARTSTAARAAAAKNTAARAASAKTAKPATSAARATARPAAAKAPAAKTSAAKAPNAKQATAKTSAARTAAAKSAAAKSAAAKTTARTASARSASAKTAAAKAAATKAAAAKAAAAEKAAEEKAAAESLEVSVLPVIEGAPAVDEATSAPAPEAELPSSEEQIVLEPAAAEPVVEEPQVEEPAVEEPAVEEPAAEPIVEELVVEEASAEEATLEEAIADPPAAEEVIVETPAEAASGADAESDDAASRSGRDFGEAAATVAISIRGLVKQFGDNHAVAGIDLTVPAGSFYGIVGPNGAGKTTTLSIVAGLLRPDAGTVVICGIDQAKEPLAAKRVMGVLPDRLRTFDRLTGRQLLYYYGLLRGLAADVIEKRAADLARAFDLGDALSRVVSDYSAGMTKKIMLAGAMIHSPRVLVLDEPFESVDPVSSAVILDILRAYVSHGGTVILSSHGMDLVERVCSRVAIVVGGEVLAEGTIDEVRAGQTLEARFVELAGSSGEVEGLEWLHTFSD
- the rdgB gene encoding RdgB/HAM1 family non-canonical purine NTP pyrophosphatase is translated as MKVVLATHNPHKVAEFQQIVAQARPDLEIVGYDGPEPVEDGVTFAENALIKARAAAAHTGLAALADDSGICVDVLGGSPGVFSAYWAGQKKDAAANLELLLDQLRDVADPHRTAHFTSTIALVTPEGREEVVEGLWPGRLAHAASGGGGFGYDPIFIPDGQPEGEERTVGDFTAEEKQAQSHRARAFAELVPLLAQL